aggtagcctaattttgcaaaatgtgatgacggcacacaaacttgggcaaaaacgtttagtatacacttgtggtgatagcctacagttaatgtgaattgcGGACTATAGCCtaaccaaagtaaaggagaagatttgcaccaaataaagctGTGGTTGTGGTTATTTAAGGTTATAAGGTTATTATATATGATAAAGGTTATTTTTTTACCACACTTTGTTGCTATTTGTAGGTCTTATTTGAATGTCAAAAGTGAACAATATTACTTGTGGTGTTACAGTAATGCATATTTCTCTctaccccccacctcctcccaccCTTTAAGCAATGGCAGTTGCTGGTGTTGTGACTGCTGCCAAAGTTGTTTCTTCTGTTGTGAGCAATGCCTGGTCATTGTACAGCCAACTGCAGACAGCAAAGAGAAACAAGGATAGCTTTGAGAAACTTGCGACAGACGTGAAGGATGTGATAGACGTGCTGCAGACTGTGACAAACCAGGGTGTAGACGAAGGTGTGGTGAAGAAAGGACTAGAGACGTTTGAACATGCTTTGAGGTCCGCCGAGACACTCCTGCAAAAATATGGCCGCAGCAATAAGTTCATGTATTGTGTGAGGGCGGGAAGTTGGCAAAATCGTTTTGAGATGGTGAATACTCAGCTGAGTAAAGCTAAACAGCAACTTACCCTTTGCCTCCTGGTTGAACAAAGAGGGCAACATCAGTCGGATGAGAAGGATGAAGAAGCCAGAGGTAAGCCTGTAGTCATGGTTACAAGATCATCTATCTATTCATCTCTGTGGAATAAGAATTGTAAGTGTGATTGAAGGACATGTTTATATTGATATTTTTTTACCTTGTCCCTCAATGATTACTGCATTGTTTGATTATGCAATTAGATGTAAGACAACTTTATAATCTCTCATTGCATGTTTTGTCCAATTTAGCTCATGCATCTCTACAAAAAGCACTGGGGGATCACAAGAGCAGTATGCAGAAGCGGTTTGAATGCATATGTGAAGGACTTGAACAGAGAGGAAGGAAAACTCTGCTTAACAAGATCTACACACAGCTCTACATCACTGAAGGAGAGAGTGACGAGGTGAATAACGAGCATGAAATTATACAGATGGATAAGCTGTCCCGAAACACACCTGAGACTCCCATCGACTGTAATGACATTTTCAAGGCTTTACCTGGACAAGGCAGACATATCAGGACCGTGATGACCAAGGGCATTGCTGGCATTGGAAAGACGGTGTCCGTGCATAAGTTCATTCTCGACTGGGCAGATGAAAAAGCTAACCAGGAAGTCCACCTACTGCTTTTTCTTCCTTTCAGAGAGCTGAACTTGCTCAAAGATGACGAGTTCACTCTTCACAATCTTCTGCTGAAGTTCCACCCAGAACTGGCAGCACTGAGTGGGATATGTTACCGTAACTTGCAGGTGGTGTTCATCTTTGATGGCATAGATGAAAGTAAACTTCCGTTGAACTTCCAGAGCAACAAACTTGTGGGTGATGTCATGGAGACCGCAACATTGGACATGCTGGTCACCAACCTCATCAAGGGAAACCTGCTCCGTAGCGCCCGTATATGGATGACCTCGCGCCCTGCAGCCGCTGGTCAAATCCCCTCTGAATATGTTGACCGCATCACGGAAGTGCGCGGGTTTGAAAAGCAGCAGAAGGAGGACTACTTCATTAACAGGATTGATGATCAGGATCGAGCTCAGCAAATCTTAAGTCACATTAAGACCAAACGGAGCCTCTACATCATGTGCCATATCCCAGTTTTCTGTTACATTGCAGCAACTGTCCTGCAGGAAATGCTGGGTGAATATGACAGTGCGGAAATCCCCTCAACTCTTACAGAAATGTACATTTACTTTCTGATTATACAGCTggacaagaaaaaacaaaaatatgatgGTGTGAAACCAGAGAGAACGAACATCCTGGAGGCAAACCGGGATGCCATCTTAAAATTGGCAGAGTTGGCTTTTAAAAATCTTGAGCAGGGTACAATCCTGTTTGAAGAGGATGACCTGAACGAGTGTGGCATAAACTTGGAAGAAGCGTCTGTGCATTCCGGTTTCTGTACAGAAATTCTGAGGGAAGAACCTAAGTTTGCTTTAAGGAAGTTCTACTGCTTTGTGCATTTGAGCCTTCAGGAGTTCCTGGCtgctttatttgtttttgtctctttcATGAATGAGGACATGGCAGCACTGAAATCTTTTCTCAAAGTAAAACCCAAAAAGGTTTTTCTCTACCTCTTGCTGAGGAGAGCTGTAGAAAAATCTCTGCAGAGCAAAAATGGACACTGGGATCTTTTCTTGCGCTTCCTTCTGGGCATCTCGCTCGAGTCCAGTCAGAAACTCCTTGAAGGCCTGCTGACACGCCCATTATCAGAGAACAAGAATGAGAACTCCAAAAGCCTGGAATTAATTACCAAACACTTAAAAGGCGTACATGAAAAAAACATCTCCCCTGATCGATTCATTAACCTCATCAACTGCCTTTCTGAAATGAAGGACCACTCACTGCAGAACGACCTGAGTTTCATCTCCTACGAGAAACGAGCAGAAGCAGAACTTTCACCAGCCCACTGTTCCGCCTTAGCAGACACCCTTCTGAAATCAGAGGACGTCTTGGACGAGTTTGATATTGacaaatacaacacaacagACGACGGACGCCAGAGACTTGTTCCAGTTGTGAAATGGTGCAGAAAAGCTTGGTAAGTTTGGACTTCCACTGTATGTTTCGAAGTAGTTTCTGTCTTTTTATAGAATGTTAGATGGAATTTCAGAACTACACACTCCtttatgtatttcaaaatgtatttcattaaGTGCATCTAAGCAATGGAGCAAAACTGTAAATTCCAATttgattcttgaatttcacttgcatttcaattaaggttgcaaacaggaagcagaattgtaATTTTGCACAACGCTGCTGTGATGGTGAATTTGAGACCACAAAtgaatgaagacccagtcaggcAATGGTAGCATGATATAAGTGACATCAGTCGTTGTCTATAGCTGATCGAAATTACATAAGCCTAAAGCTTTGATTTTAAGCAAGATGCATCATCATTTAAGATTTGTAATGATGTGACTAAGTCTTTGGGAGCAAAAGTGCCATGttgctctgtctgccacttgttGTCTAGCTGTGTGGTATTCTGATAAGTCGTTAAATTCAGGACCATTagcctatcgctcgtttcaatttgggaccttgcagttggaattgtcggttgtttattcaaagtctcaagtcaaaagtagcctgggctaatCAAATAGTCCGTTTTTTTCATGTTTACGTCATTTTGAATAGAATCTGCATACCCGTGATGGTTGGCATGTTGCTGTttgagagggggagtggctacagtaCAGCGGAGAAAGCCAACATGTTCTTTTACTGATATATTTAACAAGATCTTTTGCATTActtatccaaacaatgtcaaTGGTTCTAGGCACTAGGCACTACTGATAAGGACATGAAATGTGTATGAATATAAATATGTTAAGCCATTAATTCTAATACTCTGATCTGCTTTAAACATTAATCTGCATTGTCCTTAGATGAAAggcacttgaatttcccctggggatcaataaagtatctatctatctatctatctatctatctactttgTTTTTAAGCAGCGGTAACATAACCTCCAATCGCCCGGGTTCAGTTCCCGgcattttgagtttgtgtggccttaaataaaagcatctgctaagtatcagtcaactttaactttatcagccaactttgtttttgaaggctTACAGATTGCAATCTGAAGGACTCTTGTGAGATTATAGCCTCCGTCTTGCAGTCAGCATCATCCCACCTGAGAGAGCTGCACCTGGATGGTAGCACCATGCCAGACTCAGGAATGAAGGCCGTCTTTTGCTCTCTAACAAATCCAAGCTGTATGCTGGAGAGACTAAGGTACACAAGGAGCCCCCTGTAGTCTTTTACAATATGTGCTACAAATGTTGCAATAGACCAGGAGGGGCATCGTTTCTATAGATTCTAATCACCTCAACCATCAATTCACACAACATAAGACTTCATGTGGCACCTAATTGGCTCGTTTGGGAAAATATATACACAGGTGAGCGCATGGCGGAAGCCCTATTTAAATATGGCAGCAGCCCACTGCAAAACTAACTGAACATAACCCTCCAAATTCCTGACCCACTGAAGATCGTATCTATACATTTTAGCCAGTGCATTTCTGTTTGCAACAGCATGTGTATTCTTGCAGCATGTGTAACTTGGAATACAAGTTATtgtcttaaaggttgtatcatcgatttcaggcccaaaaaaggcccaaacataaatgatcacattcatctaatctttcctaacgatccgttAGCtccctgccccataagcaggttgtcaaaaaaaaacgtgtctctgtaggcagcctaggcgccgagatctgtacacaaaaacaattgctaccaacaagtgttggcaaccactcaaagccaaaataaagtgttccaaccaataaccgacgagatgcatgtttaggagagtttcaattgcacaagagggagggggagggagtagcgagctagc
This window of the Alosa alosa isolate M-15738 ecotype Scorff River chromosome 7, AALO_Geno_1.1, whole genome shotgun sequence genome carries:
- the LOC125297525 gene encoding NACHT, LRR and PYD domains-containing protein 3-like isoform X2 — translated: MAVAGVVTAAKVVSSVVSNAWSLYSQLQTAKRNKDSFEKLATDVKDVIDVLQTVTNQGVDEGVVKKGLETFEHALRSAETLLQKYGRSNKFMYCVRAGSWQNRFEMVNTQLSKAKQQLTLCLLVEQRGQHQSDEKDEEARAHASLQKALGDHKSSMQKRFECICEGLEQRGRKTLLNKIYTQLYITEGESDEVNNEHEIIQMDKLSRNTPETPIDCNDIFKALPGQGRHIRTVMTKGIAGIGKTVSVHKFILDWADEKANQEVHLLLFLPFRELNLLKDDEFTLHNLLLKFHPELAALSGICYRNLQVVFIFDGIDESKLPLNFQSNKLVGDVMETATLDMLVTNLIKGNLLRSARIWMTSRPAAAGQIPSEYVDRITEVRGFEKQQKEDYFINRIDDQDRAQQILSHIKTKRSLYIMCHIPVFCYIAATVLQEMLGEYDSAEIPSTLTEMYIYFLIIQLDKKKQKYDGVKPERTNILEANRDAILKLAELAFKNLEQGTILFEEDDLNECGINLEEASVHSGFCTEILREEPKFALRKFYCFVHLSLQEFLAALFVFVSFMNEDMAALKSFLKVKPKKVFLYLLLRRAVEKSLQSKNGHWDLFLRFLLGISLESSQKLLEGLLTRPLSENKNENSKSLELITKHLKGVHEKNISPDRFINLINCLSEMKDHSLQNDLSFISYEKRAEAELSPAHCSALADTLLKSEDVLDEFDIDKYNTTDDGRQRLVPVVKWCRKAWLTDCNLKDSCEIIASVLQSASSHLRELHLDGSTMPDSGMKAVFCSLTNPSCMLERLRQDSRLVDLDLSCCHKDNIKVLTAGLKNPHCKVKRLSLRKCHLSSSHCEDLASILCSSSSSLKELDLRDNNLQHSGEELLYSGLQSSQCTLEILRLSASNLTEASWRCLMSVFHRELDLSESRLLKSELEQLSAALRSPDCRVNTLRLKQCFLKDEHCKVLASVLSSDGSHLKELDLSDNDLQDSGVELLSSGLQSPQCTLEILRLSFCGVTEKGCEFLASALSANPSYLRELDLSYNHPGDTGVKLLSEKNDSKLDTLIVDHDAVCWLKSGLKKYACELTLDPDTAHHEISLSENQQKLIVSEQNYPDHPDRFRSCEQVLSVEKLTGRCYWEAEWNGLSVYIGAAYRKQGIKERDCRLGLNDTSWGLLCQDVATTVRLGKQNYTASHDRKAFPKVSTTFYCNRVGVFLDRKAGTLSFYSVSSDTLTHLHTFQHKFTEDLYAGFGFVFSLTTFMDPSSVTISLCQV
- the LOC125297525 gene encoding NACHT, LRR and PYD domains-containing protein 3-like isoform X1, giving the protein MAVAGVVTAAKVVSSVVSNAWSLYSQLQTAKRNKDSFEKLATDVKDVIDVLQTVTNQGVDEGVVKKGLETFEHALRSAETLLQKYGRSNKFMYCVRAGSWQNRFEMVNTQLSKAKQQLTLCLLVEQRGQHQSDEKDEEARAHASLQKALGDHKSSMQKRFECICEGLEQRGRKTLLNKIYTQLYITEGESDEVNNEHEIIQMDKLSRNTPETPIDCNDIFKALPGQGRHIRTVMTKGIAGIGKTVSVHKFILDWADEKANQEVHLLLFLPFRELNLLKDDEFTLHNLLLKFHPELAALSGICYRNLQVVFIFDGIDESKLPLNFQSNKLVGDVMETATLDMLVTNLIKGNLLRSARIWMTSRPAAAGQIPSEYVDRITEVRGFEKQQKEDYFINRIDDQDRAQQILSHIKTKRSLYIMCHIPVFCYIAATVLQEMLGEYDSAEIPSTLTEMYIYFLIIQLDKKKQKYDGVKPERTNILEANRDAILKLAELAFKNLEQGTILFEEDDLNECGINLEEASVHSGFCTEILREEPKFALRKFYCFVHLSLQEFLAALFVFVSFMNEDMAALKSFLKVKPKKVFLYLLLRRAVEKSLQSKNGHWDLFLRFLLGISLESSQKLLEGLLTRPLSENKNENSKSLELITKHLKGVHEKNISPDRFINLINCLSEMKDHSLQNDLSFISYEKRAEAELSPAHCSALADTLLKSEDVLDEFDIDKYNTTDDGRQRLVPVVKWCRKAWLTDCNLKDSCEIIASVLQSASSHLRELHLDGSTMPDSGMKAVFCSLTNPSCMLERLSLVYCARTDNDMFEHLGSSLVSLRQDSRLVDLDLSCCHKDNIKVLTAGLKNPHCKVKRLSLRKCHLSSSHCEDLASILCSSSSSLKELDLRDNNLQHSGEELLYSGLQSSQCTLEILRLSASNLTEASWRCLMSVFHRELDLSESRLLKSELEQLSAALRSPDCRVNTLRLKQCFLKDEHCKVLASVLSSDGSHLKELDLSDNDLQDSGVELLSSGLQSPQCTLEILRLSFCGVTEKGCEFLASALSANPSYLRELDLSYNHPGDTGVKLLSEKNDSKLDTLIVDHDAVCWLKSGLKKYACELTLDPDTAHHEISLSENQQKLIVSEQNYPDHPDRFRSCEQVLSVEKLTGRCYWEAEWNGLSVYIGAAYRKQGIKERDCRLGLNDTSWGLLCQDVATTVRLGKQNYTASHDRKAFPKVSTTFYCNRVGVFLDRKAGTLSFYSVSSDTLTHLHTFQHKFTEDLYAGFGFVFSLTTFMDPSSVTISLCQV